A single Mustelus asterias unplaced genomic scaffold, sMusAst1.hap1.1 HAP1_SCAFFOLD_74, whole genome shotgun sequence DNA region contains:
- the LOC144483488 gene encoding histone H2B-like: protein MADEKKPTSKPAPKKGAKKVIKKPGTKGGKKRRRSRKESYSIYIYKVMKQVHPDTGISSKAMSIMNSFVNDIFERIAGEASRLAHYNKRSTISSREIQTAVRLLLPGELAKHAVSEGTKAVTKYTSSK, encoded by the coding sequence ATGGCTGATGAGAAGAAACCAACATCGAAACCAGCTCCCAAGAAGGGAGCGAAGAAAGTGATTAAGAAACCGGGAACAAAGGGCGGCAAGAAGCGGCGAAGGTCGAGGAAAgagagttactccatctacatctacaaagtgatgaagcaggttcaccccgacaccggcatctcctccaaggccatgagcatcatgaactcgttcgtgaacgatattttcgagcgcatcgcgggtgaggcttcccgcctggcccattacaacaagcgcagcaccatcagctcccgggagatccagaccgccgtgcgcctgctgctgcccggagaactggccaagcacgccgtgtcggaagggacaaaggcggtgaccaagtacaccagctccaagtaa